One Mycoavidus sp. HKI genomic region harbors:
- a CDS encoding non-ribosomal peptide synthetase, whose protein sequence is MSVCVNPVTYPLSVAQREIWLAQKINPDSPAYNICQFTEIQGAVDSTLFEAALRQVIAEAESLRLQFIESNDGPRQFVGSSDWSLPLIDVSADVNPQAAAEAWMRADYEQPIDFLRNPLFGYALFKTAPNRFFWYQRYHHIVMDGAGGVLIAQRMAQVYSALVKGVTAKECLFGPLSLLLENDDSYRASAQFTKDQAYWLKHCADWPEPVTLAGRQAPALHHRLRQTTYLSSQSVRIHASDASRLVQLMIAAMAAYLHRLTGAQDVVLGFPVTARFGEVRRIPGMVSNIVPIRLTVQSDMCLSLLIKQVAQEIQRGFRHQRYRCEELRRELGLEQSQTLFGPVINLMPFDYDLSFGEYSSTNHNLGNGPVEDLMIAVYTLSDDNPLRIDFDANPALYTADELIAHQRRFLKFLDALATGPAQPISDIDLLDAAERRQLLVEWNATESEYPEHQCIHQLFEEQVERTPEATALVYEDQVLSYAELNARANRLAHQLIELGVQPDACVAICVERSPAMVVGLLATLKAGGAYVPLDPAYPSERLIHILADAAPEILLADAAGRTALGDAACASLTVLDPNQLLESGTTNPYVPELSSSHLAYVIYTSGSTGAPKGVMVEHQSVANLAQAHPVYFEMDPSSRVLQFASPSFDASIWEIVMALSCGACLSLPPDMARHDLDALWDYLERYAITHAILPPSLLQNGTTFPSLKTPLTLILGGEAPSATLLRTLDHQGVVFNAYGPTETTVCATAWRCPHHFNGEVVPIGRPLTNTQLYLLDMHGQLVPLGTVGELYIGGAGVARGYLNRPELTTERFLPDPFSDDEEARMYKTGDLARYLPDGNLEFLGRNDHQIKIRGFRIEPGEIETRLIEHPQVREAAVLALGEGSDKRLVAYVVAEADEQLASTLREHLAAKLPDYMMLAAFVRLDALPLTPNGKLDRRALPAPSDEAFARQAYEAPQGEIEITLANIWAELLQLEKVSRHDNFFALGGHSLLAMQMISRIRNMLGIEISLGMLFEAPTITGLAKRLLKSDGALVNLFDVLLPIKSTGSRPPLFCIHHGGGLSWSYFSLSQHLDADQPVYGLQASGFDGVSPLAETIDAMVADYIKQIRRVQPNGPYYLLGWSFGGSIAHSIAVQLEQQGERVALLALLDAQLTYSIDSIDLQEELKALYGEAIARYGDENMPTEEKSFWERTLNVHKNNARLAKTLSPLIYCGDMLYFCATIPQGESDLLTPLDLWKPHVLGDIEVCDIHSTHNDMDEPAPMAEIGRILAQRLDKLLVQPPLDVAPLSRTENGFP, encoded by the coding sequence ATGTCTGTTTGCGTCAATCCAGTAACTTATCCCTTATCTGTTGCGCAAAGGGAGATTTGGCTCGCCCAGAAAATTAACCCCGACAGCCCTGCCTACAACATTTGCCAGTTCACGGAAATCCAGGGTGCCGTTGATTCGACCTTGTTTGAGGCTGCCTTGCGACAGGTGATCGCGGAAGCAGAAAGCTTGCGTCTTCAATTCATTGAAAGTAACGATGGCCCGCGACAATTTGTCGGCTCATCAGATTGGTCGCTACCTTTGATCGATGTTAGCGCGGACGTCAATCCTCAGGCTGCCGCCGAGGCTTGGATGAGAGCCGACTACGAGCAGCCAATCGATTTTCTGCGCAATCCGCTGTTTGGCTATGCGCTGTTCAAGACCGCACCTAACCGATTTTTTTGGTATCAACGCTATCACCATATTGTGATGGATGGAGCGGGAGGCGTCCTCATCGCGCAACGTATGGCGCAGGTGTATAGCGCACTAGTTAAGGGCGTGACAGCGAAAGAGTGCTTATTTGGGCCGCTATCGCTGTTGTTGGAGAATGATGACAGCTACCGCGCCTCAGCGCAATTTACTAAAGATCAGGCCTATTGGCTTAAGCATTGCGCTGATTGGCCAGAACCGGTGACGCTGGCAGGTCGGCAAGCCCCCGCTTTGCATCACCGTCTTCGACAGACAACTTACCTCTCTTCTCAATCAGTACGCATTCACGCTTCTGACGCAAGTCGTTTGGTGCAGCTCATGATTGCTGCCATGGCAGCGTATCTCCACCGTTTGACCGGTGCTCAAGACGTGGTATTGGGCTTTCCAGTGACAGCCCGCTTCGGCGAAGTTCGGCGCATCCCCGGCATGGTGTCTAATATCGTGCCAATCCGATTAACTGTGCAATCGGACATGTGTCTGTCATTATTAATAAAACAGGTGGCGCAAGAAATTCAACGCGGGTTTCGGCATCAACGCTACCGTTGTGAAGAGTTACGGCGAGAGCTCGGGCTGGAGCAAAGCCAAACATTATTTGGTCCTGTGATTAATCTCATGCCATTTGATTATGACCTATCTTTTGGCGAATATTCGTCGACCAATCATAATCTCGGTAATGGGCCGGTCGAAGATCTGATGATTGCTGTCTATACGCTATCCGACGACAATCCGCTACGGATTGACTTTGACGCGAATCCCGCGCTATATACGGCAGATGAACTGATTGCACATCAACGCCGTTTTTTAAAGTTCCTTGATGCTCTCGCCACTGGGCCCGCACAACCGATTAGCGACATTGACCTGCTCGATGCGGCGGAGCGACGGCAGTTGCTGGTTGAGTGGAATGCTACGGAGTCTGAGTATCCGGAACACCAGTGCATCCACCAATTGTTCGAAGAGCAGGTCGAGCGCACGCCAGAAGCCACTGCGCTCGTGTACGAGGATCAAGTATTGAGTTATGCTGAACTGAATGCACGCGCCAACCGTCTCGCGCATCAGCTTATTGAGTTAGGCGTTCAACCGGATGCGTGTGTAGCGATCTGTGTGGAGCGTTCACCGGCGATGGTGGTGGGGCTCTTGGCAACTCTGAAAGCGGGTGGTGCCTACGTGCCGCTCGATCCAGCATATCCGAGCGAGCGTCTTATCCATATTCTCGCCGATGCCGCACCGGAGATTCTGCTGGCTGATGCCGCTGGCCGCACTGCATTGGGCGATGCTGCCTGTGCTTCGTTGACGGTGCTCGATCCGAATCAGCTGCTGGAGTCAGGCACCACCAATCCGTATGTTCCTGAGCTGAGCTCAAGTCACCTGGCTTATGTAATCTACACCTCCGGCTCCACCGGCGCCCCCAAGGGTGTGATGGTGGAGCATCAAAGCGTTGCGAATCTCGCTCAGGCGCATCCGGTTTATTTTGAGATGGATCCATCCAGTCGGGTCTTACAATTTGCTTCACCCAGTTTCGACGCGAGTATCTGGGAAATCGTCATGGCCTTAAGTTGCGGCGCATGCTTATCTCTTCCGCCCGATATGGCTCGTCATGATCTGGATGCACTATGGGATTACTTGGAGAGATATGCGATCACTCATGCGATATTACCCCCTTCTTTGCTTCAGAATGGCACGACTTTCCCTAGCCTGAAGACACCCCTGACGCTGATTCTGGGAGGTGAAGCACCCAGTGCAACATTGCTTCGAACTTTGGACCACCAAGGCGTGGTCTTCAATGCCTACGGTCCAACGGAAACAACAGTTTGCGCCACTGCATGGCGTTGTCCGCATCATTTCAACGGAGAAGTCGTCCCTATCGGGCGACCGCTCACGAACACCCAGCTCTACTTGCTCGATATGCACGGCCAGCTGGTGCCGTTAGGTACAGTCGGCGAACTGTACATTGGCGGAGCTGGTGTTGCGCGTGGCTATCTGAACCGTCCTGAATTGACCACTGAGCGCTTCCTCCCTGATCCGTTTAGCGACGATGAAGAGGCTCGTATGTATAAGACGGGCGACCTAGCCCGTTACCTGCCCGACGGTAATTTGGAGTTTTTAGGCCGCAATGATCATCAGATCAAGATCCGCGGGTTTAGGATCGAACCTGGCGAGATCGAGACACGCCTGATCGAACATCCGCAGGTGCGTGAAGCTGCCGTGCTCGCATTGGGTGAGGGGAGTGATAAGCGCCTGGTGGCGTATGTGGTGGCTGAGGCTGACGAGCAACTGGCCTCTACCTTGCGCGAGCACCTTGCGGCCAAGTTGCCTGACTATATGATGCTCGCGGCCTTCGTACGCCTGGATGCGTTGCCGCTGACACCGAATGGTAAGCTGGATCGGCGAGCTCTGCCGGCACCGTCTGACGAGGCTTTTGCTCGTCAAGCGTATGAAGCGCCGCAGGGGGAGATCGAAATTACGCTGGCAAACATCTGGGCTGAGCTACTTCAGCTCGAAAAGGTTAGTCGCCATGATAATTTCTTCGCACTGGGTGGCCACTCGCTGCTTGCAATGCAGATGATCAGCCGTATTCGCAACATGCTAGGTATAGAGATATCCTTGGGCATGCTGTTCGAGGCACCTACTATTACGGGACTAGCAAAACGCTTACTTAAGTCGGATGGCGCGCTAGTCAATTTATTTGATGTCTTACTTCCTATTAAATCAACAGGCAGTCGCCCTCCTCTTTTTTGCATTCATCACGGTGGCGGGCTGAGCTGGAGTTATTTTAGTCTGTCCCAACATTTAGACGCAGACCAACCTGTTTATGGTCTTCAGGCCAGTGGATTCGATGGTGTATCGCCGCTAGCAGAAACAATCGATGCTATGGTAGCTGACTATATTAAGCAGATTCGCCGCGTTCAACCTAATGGACCTTATTATCTGCTCGGGTGGTCCTTTGGCGGTAGTATCGCTCACAGCATTGCAGTACAACTCGAGCAACAAGGCGAAAGAGTAGCATTGCTTGCTTTATTAGATGCTCAGTTAACTTATTCGATCGATTCAATCGATTTGCAAGAGGAGCTAAAAGCCCTCTATGGCGAAGCTATTGCTCGCTATGGTGATGAAAATATGCCAACTGAGGAAAAATCTTTCTGGGAAAGAACGCTAAATGTCCACAAAAACAATGCCCGCCTTGCAAAAACTCTTTCCCCGCTTATTTATTGCGGTGACATGCTCTACTTTTGTGCAACGATACCGCAAGGGGAGTCTGACCTACTTACCCCTCTTGATTTATGGAAGCCCCATGTCCTCGGGGATATCGAGGTTTGTGATATTCACAGCACACATAATGACATGGATGAGCCTGCACCGATGGCTGAAATTGGCCGCATTCTGGCCCAGAGGCTTGATAAATTACTGGTACAACCGCCGCTTGATGTTGCCCCCCTCTCGCGGACAGAAAATGGTTTCCCTTAA
- a CDS encoding transposase — translation MNQSRAPYPAAFRQQIIELVQAGKSAKELSKEFGCCTKTILNWVAQASIAQEPKSSIKAGLSAAEREELSRLRRQVRQLQMERDILAKATAWFAAKGEKMFTPSSNS, via the coding sequence ATGAACCAATCTAGAGCGCCGTATCCAGCGGCCTTTCGTCAACAAATAATAGAGCTAGTGCAAGCGGGTAAGAGCGCTAAGGAGCTATCCAAAGAGTTCGGATGCTGCACTAAGACAATCCTGAATTGGGTAGCCCAAGCGTCAATAGCTCAAGAACCCAAATCATCGATCAAGGCGGGCCTAAGTGCTGCAGAGCGTGAAGAGCTTAGTCGCTTACGCCGTCAAGTACGCCAGTTGCAGATGGAACGCGATATCTTGGCAAAGGCTACGGCCTGGTTTGCCGCCAAAGGCGAGAAGATGTTCACTCCGTCTTCGAACTCGTGA
- a CDS encoding ABC transporter permease subunit: MKQKDSSWQVRATPRLLTAQYWPNLFRLLSSPKFYLGAPIIIYLLVTLVLPITQLFSLSFLPEGELGLTHYSRLFLSPVYLQVLAITFKTAAYTTLLAVVGGYPVAYLITFAPPKFKSSLLFWVLLPFWTSFLVRTFGWMVLLGRNGMLNQMLALTKMTDTPLNLLYHFPAVLTGMVHAMMPLAILTMLSVMKNIDRTLPRAALTLGAKPARAFWTVYFPLSLPGVAAAALMVFVTSIGFFITPALLGGRKEIMMTQIIMDQIQSTLNWGFAGAVSMLLLVAVLAVFFLYSRLIGLSSLAGERTTTTQQAASPTHLRIRLAGYWILERLADIFDGLGSLWRHTVSWRTQTYVKNPAKNRHLSGKQGWALRIAALAMLAFLMAPILVMIPISFTESRAIDWPPRGFSLQWYEAIFHSPNWSHAAIRSILIGISTGFLSMLIGAPAAFLLSRSGFRWKIALLGFILTPMIVPRMILAIGFFYLFAKLGLVGSMFGLVLGHTAIALPYVVITIMAVLKNYDTQLDAAAQSLGANRFKTLRYITFPILSAGLASAFLFAFATSFDELTIALFVTGGLSATLPKQFWDEITLNVSPTIAAVSTCLFFFVAIIIGCADRLRRRSVR, from the coding sequence ATGAAACAAAAAGATTCTTCCTGGCAAGTTCGAGCAACCCCCAGGCTACTCACCGCACAGTATTGGCCCAATCTATTTAGACTATTGAGTAGCCCAAAATTTTATCTCGGCGCGCCCATTATCATTTATCTGCTGGTGACGCTGGTGTTACCCATCACCCAGTTGTTCAGTCTAAGCTTTCTGCCTGAAGGAGAATTAGGGCTGACCCATTACAGCCGGCTCTTTTTGTCGCCAGTCTACCTGCAAGTGCTTGCCATCACCTTCAAAACAGCCGCCTATACCACTTTGCTTGCTGTCGTGGGAGGATATCCAGTTGCCTATCTGATTACTTTTGCGCCCCCAAAGTTTAAGAGTTCGTTGCTGTTTTGGGTCCTGTTGCCATTTTGGACAAGCTTTCTCGTGCGCACTTTTGGTTGGATGGTACTGCTTGGCCGCAATGGTATGCTCAATCAGATGCTGGCCCTCACCAAGATGACAGACACCCCACTCAATTTACTCTATCACTTTCCAGCCGTCCTAACTGGCATGGTGCATGCAATGATGCCGCTGGCCATTTTGACCATGCTGTCGGTCATGAAAAATATTGACCGCACCCTGCCTCGTGCTGCATTAACACTGGGCGCAAAACCCGCTAGAGCATTCTGGACCGTGTATTTTCCACTTTCTTTGCCAGGCGTAGCGGCAGCAGCGCTGATGGTATTTGTCACGTCGATTGGCTTTTTTATCACGCCAGCGCTGTTAGGTGGGCGTAAAGAAATCATGATGACGCAAATTATCATGGACCAAATTCAGAGTACGCTCAATTGGGGATTTGCTGGTGCTGTTTCAATGCTGCTGCTGGTGGCAGTGTTAGCCGTTTTTTTCTTATATAGTCGGCTCATCGGGCTTTCAAGTTTAGCCGGAGAAAGGACCACGACCACTCAGCAAGCGGCTAGCCCCACCCATCTCAGGATACGACTTGCTGGCTACTGGATCCTTGAACGTTTGGCCGATATTTTTGATGGTTTGGGTAGTCTGTGGCGCCATACGGTTTCTTGGAGAACACAAACTTACGTCAAAAATCCTGCAAAAAACCGGCATCTCTCCGGCAAACAAGGATGGGCGCTGCGGATCGCTGCGCTGGCTATGCTGGCATTCTTGATGGCTCCGATACTCGTGATGATTCCAATCTCTTTCACTGAAAGCCGAGCAATCGATTGGCCCCCTCGAGGGTTTTCCTTACAGTGGTATGAAGCCATCTTTCATTCGCCCAATTGGAGCCATGCCGCTATACGTTCCATCTTGATTGGCATAAGCACGGGATTTTTATCGATGCTGATTGGCGCACCTGCCGCTTTTTTGCTCTCTCGCTCAGGCTTTCGCTGGAAAATAGCACTGCTGGGTTTTATTCTAACGCCGATGATTGTGCCAAGGATGATTCTAGCGATTGGTTTCTTTTATCTTTTCGCTAAGCTAGGCTTGGTAGGCTCCATGTTTGGCTTGGTGTTAGGCCACACGGCCATTGCGCTTCCCTATGTCGTCATCACAATCATGGCGGTTCTTAAAAATTATGATACCCAGCTTGATGCGGCAGCTCAAAGCCTGGGGGCTAACCGGTTTAAGACTTTACGTTATATCACTTTTCCGATTTTATCCGCTGGCTTAGCCTCAGCGTTTTTGTTTGCCTTTGCCACTTCATTTGATGAATTGACGATTGCACTTTTTGTCACGGGTGGTCTCAGTGCAACGCTGCCTAAGCAGTTTTGGGACGAGATTACATTAAACGTCTCTCCGACAATTGCAGCCGTTTCAACTTGCCTGTTTTTCTTCGTGGCGATTATTATTGGATGTGCGGATCGGTTGCGCCGGCGTAGTGTGCGGTGA
- a CDS encoding ABC transporter ATP-binding protein, protein MPEPSKLLQTNQLCKQYGHVVALAATDLTVSQGEFLTLLGPSGSGKTTLLSLIAGLLQPDDGSIHIAGIDVTNKAPYERDIGVVFQNYALFPHMTVTENIAFPLKMRKVSAREIQQAVARILELVELPHVAERFPRELSGGQQQRIALARCMVYRPSIILMDEPLGALDKKLRNQMQLEIKRIHRELGTTILYVTHDQEEAMTMSDRICLMNGGKIEQLGTPIELYFCPQTAFVADFIGESNLLPARVSQVAGEAVHFSFNGMSGGGIATSNGKPVTPGSHIEVMIRPQHLRVSTESDLNENRIEAMLTDFVVTGATSKSYLSAPRDTQLIIAELTQGHRSHRLQGEKLTLTWNAADAIAIPQDPMGIEV, encoded by the coding sequence ATGCCTGAACCATCAAAATTATTACAAACCAATCAGCTTTGTAAGCAGTACGGCCATGTTGTTGCATTAGCTGCAACTGATTTGACGGTATCGCAAGGGGAATTTCTAACCTTACTCGGCCCTTCGGGCTCAGGTAAAACAACACTACTGAGCTTGATTGCAGGATTATTACAGCCCGATGACGGCAGTATTCATATCGCTGGTATCGACGTCACTAACAAGGCGCCATATGAAAGAGATATTGGTGTAGTTTTTCAAAACTATGCGTTATTCCCGCATATGACCGTGACGGAAAATATTGCCTTTCCTCTTAAAATGCGCAAAGTGAGCGCGCGCGAGATTCAGCAAGCCGTTGCACGCATACTTGAGCTTGTCGAGCTGCCGCATGTTGCTGAGCGCTTCCCGCGTGAATTATCCGGTGGTCAGCAACAGCGCATCGCACTCGCTCGCTGTATGGTGTATCGCCCGTCGATTATTTTGATGGATGAACCTCTCGGCGCATTAGATAAAAAATTGCGCAACCAAATGCAGTTGGAGATTAAACGCATCCATCGCGAGCTTGGCACAACGATCCTTTATGTCACGCATGATCAAGAGGAAGCGATGACCATGTCGGATCGCATTTGCTTAATGAACGGGGGCAAGATCGAGCAATTGGGTACGCCTATTGAGCTTTATTTTTGCCCACAGACCGCTTTCGTAGCAGATTTTATTGGCGAGTCCAATTTATTGCCAGCACGCGTCAGCCAAGTCGCTGGTGAAGCCGTGCATTTCAGCTTCAACGGTATGAGTGGGGGCGGCATTGCCACCTCCAATGGCAAGCCGGTCACGCCTGGCAGCCACATTGAGGTCATGATTAGGCCGCAACATTTGCGCGTCAGCACAGAGAGCGACTTAAACGAAAACCGAATTGAAGCTATGCTCACTGATTTCGTGGTCACTGGCGCCACCAGCAAATCGTACCTATCGGCCCCAAGGGACACGCAACTCATCATTGCAGAGCTAACCCAGGGCCACCGCTCACATCGCCTTCAAGGTGAGAAACTTACGTTGACCTGGAATGCAGCGGATGCGATCGCAATTCCACAAGACCCAATGGGCATTGAGGTCTAA
- a CDS encoding DMT family transporter gives MSPREIQGMLLGLLSVILFSITLPMTRITIMEIHPLLNGLGRSFIAAIPAAILLAWRREKWPTKQQMKGLAVVALGAIIVFPVCTAWAMRTLPASHGAIVNGLQPLCVAIYAVWFAREKPSRTFWLCSIIGSTLIITYAMRASGGTLMAGDIFMLIAVVFGALGYTEGGRLAKQMGGWRVICWALVIAAPVLVIPVTLLAWHHTGPISLKSWLAFGYAALISQFFGLFIWYAGLALGGIARVSQVQQLQVFFTLAFSACFFGEEVGSDTWLFAAAVVFMLALSSRTRIAALPPSSINPAQKIAHN, from the coding sequence ATGAGTCCACGTGAAATTCAAGGCATGCTGCTTGGCTTGCTAAGCGTTATTCTTTTCAGCATAACGTTACCGATGACACGCATTACCATTATGGAAATTCATCCATTACTCAATGGGCTTGGGCGTTCATTCATAGCGGCGATACCTGCAGCCATCTTACTGGCCTGGCGCCGGGAAAAATGGCCGACTAAACAACAAATGAAGGGGCTAGCCGTTGTCGCCTTAGGCGCAATTATAGTGTTTCCGGTATGTACTGCCTGGGCTATGCGTACCCTGCCCGCCTCGCACGGCGCGATTGTCAATGGACTACAACCCTTATGCGTTGCCATCTATGCAGTGTGGTTCGCCCGTGAAAAACCCTCCCGTACATTTTGGCTATGCTCAATCATAGGCAGCACACTCATTATCACCTATGCAATGCGCGCAAGTGGCGGCACGTTAATGGCTGGGGATATCTTCATGTTGATTGCCGTTGTTTTTGGCGCGCTCGGCTATACAGAAGGGGGGCGCCTGGCTAAGCAAATGGGTGGCTGGCGAGTAATTTGTTGGGCCTTGGTTATCGCCGCTCCAGTGCTAGTCATACCGGTTACTTTGCTGGCTTGGCACCATACGGGCCCAATTTCTCTTAAATCCTGGCTGGCTTTTGGCTATGCTGCGCTTATTTCGCAGTTTTTTGGTCTTTTTATATGGTACGCGGGCCTTGCGTTAGGCGGTATTGCGCGTGTTAGCCAAGTGCAACAGTTACAGGTATTTTTCACGCTGGCTTTTTCTGCCTGCTTTTTTGGCGAGGAAGTTGGCTCGGACACTTGGCTTTTTGCCGCAGCAGTTGTCTTCATGCTTGCACTTAGCAGCCGTACGCGGATTGCAGCGTTACCGCCAAGCAGCATCAATCCTGCACAAAAGATTGCGCACAACTAA
- the htpG gene encoding molecular chaperone HtpG: protein MTQETLSFQAEVKQLLQLMIHSLYSNKEIFLRELVSNASDAADKLRFEAIADASLYESDADLRIRISYDAAARTITIDDNGIGMSREEAIANLGTIARSGTKEFFAKLSGDEQKDAALIGQFGVGFYSGFIVADQITVESRRAGLPAAEGLRWQSTGDGEFSIEAIERTARGTSITLHLRAGEDDFLSAWRLKSIIRKYSDHIALPILMAKEEWDQEKQETVRRDEDETINQASALWARAKSDIDETQYKNFYQHLSHDQQEPLIWTHNRVEGRNEYTQLLYVPAQAPFDLGDRNQRGGLKLYIKRVFVMDDAEQLLPTYLRFIRGVVDSNDLPLNVSREILQESRDVKAIRDGVTKRALSMLEELAETDVEKYTVFWQQFGQVLKEGMGEDHANRDRIAQLLRFASTATDTAAQTVTLAEYVARMKEGQSKIYYVTADSWQAARNSPHLEVFRNKGVEVLLLTDRVDEWMLSFLNDFQDKPLSSVARGDLDLGTLSDDEKKEQEKTSESLQPVVEKMKEALKDKAKDVRVTFRLTDSPSCLIADANEMSGYLQRLLKSAGQKAPESRPILEINPEHALIKRLNAEQASFDAWCHLLFDQAMLAEGGALNDPADYVKRANTLLLEGLERG, encoded by the coding sequence ATGACGCAAGAAACCCTAAGCTTTCAGGCAGAAGTAAAGCAGCTTCTGCAGTTGATGATTCACTCACTCTATAGCAATAAAGAAATTTTTCTGCGCGAATTGGTCTCAAATGCGTCAGATGCTGCGGACAAACTACGCTTTGAAGCCATTGCAGATGCGTCACTTTATGAGAGTGATGCGGATTTACGTATTCGCATTTCATATGATGCCGCTGCGCGCACCATCACAATTGACGATAATGGGATTGGCATGAGTCGCGAGGAGGCAATTGCCAACCTTGGCACGATTGCTCGCTCCGGTACCAAAGAGTTTTTTGCCAAACTCTCTGGCGATGAGCAAAAAGATGCGGCGCTGATTGGTCAATTTGGCGTGGGTTTTTATTCCGGTTTTATCGTTGCTGACCAGATCACAGTCGAATCGCGCCGCGCTGGCTTGCCAGCTGCTGAAGGACTCCGCTGGCAAAGTACAGGAGATGGCGAGTTTAGTATAGAAGCGATTGAACGGACCGCACGTGGTACGTCCATTACCTTGCATCTGCGCGCAGGCGAAGATGATTTTCTGTCTGCGTGGCGCTTGAAATCGATCATCAGAAAATATTCGGATCATATTGCCCTGCCGATTCTGATGGCCAAGGAAGAATGGGATCAAGAAAAGCAAGAAACCGTACGCCGTGACGAGGATGAAACGATCAACCAGGCAAGCGCTCTATGGGCACGCGCAAAAAGCGATATTGATGAAACCCAGTATAAGAATTTTTATCAGCATCTGTCGCATGATCAACAAGAGCCGTTGATCTGGACACATAATCGCGTTGAGGGCCGTAATGAATATACGCAGCTCTTATATGTCCCTGCTCAAGCGCCTTTCGATCTAGGGGACCGTAATCAGCGTGGTGGGTTAAAACTGTATATCAAGCGCGTCTTCGTGATGGACGATGCAGAGCAATTATTGCCTACATATTTACGTTTTATTCGCGGGGTGGTCGATTCAAACGACTTACCATTGAATGTCTCACGTGAAATTTTGCAGGAGAGCCGTGACGTTAAGGCAATTCGAGATGGTGTGACTAAGCGCGCGTTATCCATGCTTGAAGAGCTCGCTGAGACAGATGTGGAAAAATATACGGTGTTCTGGCAGCAATTTGGTCAGGTATTGAAAGAAGGAATGGGCGAAGATCATGCCAATCGCGATCGAATTGCACAACTTTTGCGGTTTGCCAGCACAGCCACTGATACAGCAGCTCAGACGGTCACTTTGGCAGAATATGTGGCACGCATGAAAGAAGGCCAGAGCAAAATTTATTATGTCACGGCAGATAGCTGGCAGGCGGCGCGCAATAGCCCACACCTTGAGGTATTTCGCAACAAAGGAGTCGAAGTATTATTGCTGACGGACCGGGTAGATGAATGGATGCTCTCTTTCTTAAACGACTTCCAAGATAAGCCACTGAGCAGCGTAGCGCGCGGCGATCTTGATCTAGGCACGTTAAGCGATGATGAGAAAAAAGAGCAAGAAAAAACCAGCGAGTCATTGCAGCCGGTGGTCGAAAAAATGAAAGAGGCCTTGAAAGACAAGGCAAAAGATGTGCGTGTTACATTCAGGCTGACTGACTCACCCTCTTGCTTAATTGCCGATGCAAACGAGATGAGTGGCTATTTGCAACGCCTATTAAAATCGGCGGGCCAAAAAGCACCTGAATCCAGGCCAATTCTAGAAATTAATCCAGAGCATGCATTGATTAAGCGTTTGAATGCTGAACAAGCCAGCTTTGATGCCTGGTGTCATTTGCTTTTCGACCAAGCAATGTTGGCCGAAGGGGGCGCGCTAAACGATCCGGCGGACTATGTAAAACGCGCTAACACGTTGTTATTGGAAGGGCTGGAGCGCGGCTAA
- a CDS encoding chorismate lyase yields MPMPFNVSNAHWRVLPRPAFSANQKDWLTRGGSLTRRLQTLGRVDVQVVRETVDFVWASEAHCLKTRARQRVWAREVLLLVEGEPFIAARSIVPLVASRSVWGGIRQLHTRSLSELLYGGVIQRSALASRPVGRRDPLQRFVRRCLAQPALDLLPIDAQPCVARRSIFMHAGEPLLVTECMLAALWTRLATHNR; encoded by the coding sequence ATGCCCATGCCTTTTAATGTGTCCAATGCACACTGGCGAGTGCTGCCGCGCCCGGCTTTTTCTGCTAATCAGAAAGATTGGCTGACGCGCGGTGGCTCGTTGACGCGTCGTTTGCAAACATTGGGCAGGGTAGACGTGCAGGTCGTGCGCGAAACAGTTGATTTTGTTTGGGCGAGTGAAGCGCATTGTTTAAAGACACGTGCCCGTCAACGTGTATGGGCGCGCGAGGTGCTACTGCTGGTAGAAGGAGAACCTTTTATTGCCGCGCGTAGTATTGTGCCGTTGGTCGCAAGCCGTAGTGTTTGGGGCGGGATTCGCCAGTTACATACGCGCTCACTGTCTGAGCTATTGTACGGTGGCGTGATTCAACGCTCGGCGCTGGCCAGCCGGCCAGTTGGAAGGCGCGATCCACTCCAGCGTTTTGTTAGGCGGTGCCTTGCTCAACCGGCGCTAGATTTATTACCGATCGACGCGCAGCCATGTGTTGCGCGCCGTTCGATTTTTATGCATGCTGGCGAGCCTTTGCTCGTCACTGAATGCATGCTGGCAGCATTATGGACACGTCTTGCTACGCATAATAGGTGA